Proteins from one Dermacentor variabilis isolate Ectoservices chromosome 1, ASM5094787v1, whole genome shotgun sequence genomic window:
- the LOC142571644 gene encoding uncharacterized protein LOC142571644, with protein MLRYDAGQPRHFCAGGYFGQFADLTSIQGHRHANGLFDSPSGGTMTSGRMPRRDQLYAIKACPSPTSFSGHGSTAVTMSPDVPLFMQVLCACLSLIAGGAAKPFDAGNNMLRYDAGQPRHFCAGGYFGQFADLTSIQGHRHANGLFDSPSGGTMTSGRMPRRDQLYAIKACPSPTSFSGHGSTAVTMSPDVPLFMQVLCACLSLIAGGAAKPFDAGNNMLRYDAGQPRHFCAGGYFGQFADLTSIQGHRHANGLFDSPSGGTMTSGRMPRRDQLYAIKACPSPTSFSGHGSTAVTMSPDVPLFMQVGNRKNGFRSDVLGLIVLPCPQAVVDCISDCFSIAALLLSLSGDVEKNPGPITEVMCREMLQNQKDILSKLTAVQDKQDSFETRILDMQSRILLIESKVQSLDETRNRLATLEGIVADHSVETSTLVKHLDDLDNRSRRNNLIIRGIKEEDHENEETLLSKVKDEIFSATLKVNVSSIERIHRLGRRISGRTRPVILRVADYRDKMTVLQNCTKLRDTDYSVSEDFSKRVQGIRKKLWASASEEKKAGKKVKLLFDKLKVNNTLYSWNEEREERCKLRTDAGASDN; from the coding sequence ATGCTTCGCTACGATGCTGGCCAGCCACGACACTTCTGCGCAGGCGGATACTTCGGCCAGTTTGCTGACCTCACCAGCATCCAGGGGCATCGACACGCGAATGGTCTTTTCGACTCGCCATCTGGGGGCACGATGACGTCAGGACGCATGCCCAGAAGGGATCAGCTGTATGCTATAAAAGCATGCCCTTCGCCTAccagcttcagtggacacggcagcaccgccGTGACGATGTCGCCTGACGTACCGCTGTTCATGCAGGTTCTCTGCGCATGCCTTAGTCTCATCGCTGGAGGCGCTGCGAAACCCTTCGACGCTGGAAACAACATGCTTCGCTACGATGCTGGCCAGCCACGACACTTCTGCGCAGGCGGATACTTCGGCCAGTTTGCTGACCTCACCAGCATCCAGGGGCATCGACACGCGAATGGTCTTTTCGACTCGCCATCTGGGGGCACGATGACGTCAGGACGCATGCCCAGAAGGGATCAGCTGTATGCTATAAAAGCATGCCCTTCGCCTAccagcttcagtggacacggcagcaccgccGTGACGATGTCGCCTGACGTACCGCTGTTCATGCAGGTTCTCTGCGCATGCCTTAGTCTCATCGCTGGAGGCGCTGCGAAACCCTTCGACGCTGGAAACAACATGCTTCGCTACGATGCTGGCCAGCCACGACACTTCTGCGCAGGCGGATACTTCGGCCAGTTTGCTGACCTCACCAGCATCCAGGGGCATCGACACGCGAATGGTCTTTTCGACTCGCCATCTGGGGGCACGATGACGTCAGGACGCATGCCCAGAAGGGATCAGCTGTATGCTATAAAAGCATGCCCTTCGCCTAccagcttcagtggacacggcagcaccgccGTGACGATGTCGCCTGACGTACCGCTGTTCATGCAGGTTGGTAACCGAAAAAATGGCTTCCGTAGTGATGTTCTTGGTCTTatagtgctgccgtgtccacaggCTGTCGTTGACTGTATAAGCGACTGTTTTTCTATTGCGGCCCTGTTGTTGAGTCTCTCTGGGGACGTGGAGAAAAATCCAGGTCCAATAACAGAAGTAATGTGCAGGGAAATGCTCCAAAACCAGAAAGACATTTTGTCTAAActcactgcggttcaagacaagCAAGACTCGTTTGAAACAAGAATACTAGACATGCAGAGTCGGATTCTTCTTATCGAGAGTAAGGTACAAAGCTTAGACGAGACTCGGAACAGGCTCGCAACTCTTGAGGGAATTGTAGCTGACCACAGCGTTGAAACATCTACTCTGGTCAAACATCTGGATGATCTGGATAATCGTTCACGACGAAATAATCTTATCATTAGAGGAATTAAAGAAGAGGACCACGAAAACGAAGAGACCCTATTAAGCAAAGTAAAGGACGAAATCTTCAGCGCTACTCTGAAAGTGAATGTATCTTCTATTGAACGAATTCATAGGTTAGGCAGGAGGATTTCTGGTAGAACTCGACCAGTTATCCTGAGGGTGGCAGACTATAGGGATAAAATGACAGTTTTGCAGAACTGCACAAAACTGAGAGACACAGATTACAGCGTAAGCGAAGATTTCTCTAAAAGAGTACAGGGAATAAGAAAAAAGCTATGGGCCTCGGCGAGTGAGgagaagaaggcaggaaagaaggTAAAGCTGCTTTTTGATAAATTAAAAGTAAACAA